One genomic region from Candidatus Omnitrophota bacterium encodes:
- a CDS encoding HAD hydrolase-like protein codes for MLSRNKSVKVIIFDLGNTLIRFDHRISAKKIASLFHLDSEKVRSLFFDSEITRDFEKGLISPKVFYSRVTEFLNIKIPFNDFVSIWNDIFWEDKESCNLARQLKSKYKLFLLSNVNRLHFEYIEKKFDIIKIFDEVILSFAVGAMKPEKKIFEDAVSKAGGDKSQVIYIDDREDLIREASDFGIESIRYEGADKLKEDLSQRGVL; via the coding sequence GTGTTATCACGGAACAAATCTGTCAAAGTAATAATATTTGACTTAGGTAATACCTTAATCAGGTTTGACCACAGGATATCGGCAAAGAAGATAGCGAGTCTTTTTCATTTAGATTCCGAAAAGGTTCGCAGTCTTTTTTTTGACTCAGAAATCACGAGGGACTTTGAAAAAGGCCTTATATCGCCGAAGGTATTTTATTCACGCGTAACAGAGTTTCTTAATATAAAGATACCATTTAATGACTTTGTTTCGATATGGAACGATATATTCTGGGAGGATAAAGAGTCTTGCAATCTGGCAAGGCAGTTGAAGTCAAAATATAAATTGTTTTTGCTTTCCAATGTTAATAGGCTGCATTTTGAGTATATAGAGAAAAAATTTGATATAATAAAGATATTTGACGAGGTTATCCTGTCTTTTGCCGTGGGCGCTATGAAGCCCGAAAAGAAGATATTTGAGGACGCCGTAAGTAAGGCAGGCGGTGATAAGTCGCAGGTTATATATATAGATGACCGCGAGGATCTGATAAGAGAGGCCAGCGATTTTGGCATAGAGTCCATAAGATACGAGGGTGCCGATAAGCTGAAAGAAGACTTAAGTCAGCGGGGCGTTCTTTAA
- the truA gene encoding tRNA pseudouridine(38-40) synthase TruA, whose translation MRNVRLSISYDGTRYAGWQFQKNAKSIQQVLESLLKKIMGHTVKLRGSGRTDSGVHARYQVANFRTNSKLPINKIKAALNSALPDDILVNSIEQVSSGFDAQRCAKSKHYRYTVTTSHFVDPFIRHFVARFSYPLNISRMRRSAATLVGRHDFKAFQASGSKEKNTIRTIKNIKVERCGDLVYIDVCADGFLYNMVRTISGTLLEIGRGKLSESIVNEILKTKTRALVGPTAPAKGLCLMKVEY comes from the coding sequence GTGCGTAATGTAAGGCTTAGCATAAGTTATGACGGCACGCGTTACGCCGGCTGGCAGTTTCAAAAGAACGCAAAGTCCATCCAGCAGGTCCTGGAATCTCTCCTCAAAAAAATAATGGGACACACCGTGAAATTAAGAGGCTCCGGCAGGACCGATTCCGGCGTGCATGCCAGGTATCAGGTGGCTAATTTTCGGACAAATTCAAAACTTCCTATAAATAAAATCAAGGCGGCGCTGAATAGCGCTTTGCCCGACGATATATTAGTGAACTCCATAGAACAGGTATCTTCGGGATTTGACGCCCAGAGATGCGCAAAGTCGAAGCACTACCGTTATACCGTAACGACCTCACATTTTGTAGACCCATTTATAAGACATTTTGTCGCGAGGTTTTCCTATCCGCTGAATATAAGCCGCATGAGAAGATCGGCGGCAACGCTTGTGGGCAGGCACGATTTTAAGGCGTTTCAAGCCTCCGGGTCAAAAGAGAAAAATACTATCCGTACGATAAAGAATATTAAAGTTGAAAGATGCGGCGATTTGGTATATATTGATGTATGTGCCGACGGGTTCTTGTACAACATGGTCAGGACAATCTCCGGAACACTATTGGAGATAGGCCGCGGAAAGTTATCCGAATCCATAGTGAATGAAATTTTAAAGACGAAGACCAGGGCTCTTGTAGGGCCGACAGCGCCGGCAAAAGGGCTCTGTTTGATGAAGGTGGAGTACTAA
- a CDS encoding GGDEF domain-containing protein, translated as MTLYDLLRKQPRPLLVAIGLIIVAAAGLADRITGDNLSFLVFYLIPVHFFVWFTTRRLGVIAAVICALIWVVESINDRMYSSHASISYLNMSMELVFFFLVVYLLCILKDALGINEELSRTDALTGAMNRKAFYDIAFMEIERLGRYKHPFTVAYVDIDSLKVINYRFGHHTGDKLLRCVVDTIGKNLRKIDLISRFGGDEFAILLPETGAEAAQVVLSRIRNVLLNTMEKNEWPVTFTFGTVTFLKAPSSVEEMMKKVGSVMYSGKDSGMNTIEHEVVSA; from the coding sequence ATGACTTTATATGACTTATTACGTAAGCAGCCGAGGCCGCTACTCGTAGCGATAGGCCTGATAATTGTAGCCGCCGCCGGCCTTGCCGATCGCATCACGGGTGACAACCTGTCTTTTTTGGTATTCTATCTTATCCCAGTGCATTTTTTTGTATGGTTCACTACCAGAAGACTCGGCGTTATAGCGGCGGTAATATGTGCTTTAATTTGGGTCGTGGAAAGTATAAATGACAGGATGTACTCTTCTCACGCGTCCATATCTTACCTGAATATGTCCATGGAGCTTGTATTCTTCTTTCTCGTGGTTTATCTATTGTGCATACTTAAAGACGCTTTGGGCATAAATGAAGAGCTCTCGAGGACAGACGCGTTAACAGGCGCTATGAATAGAAAAGCTTTTTATGATATTGCCTTCATGGAGATAGAGCGCCTTGGCAGATATAAGCATCCATTTACGGTAGCGTATGTAGATATAGACAGCCTTAAAGTGATAAACTATCGTTTTGGCCACCACACAGGAGACAAGCTTTTGCGCTGTGTCGTGGATACAATAGGGAAAAATTTGCGCAAAATAGATCTTATCTCCAGGTTCGGGGGGGATGAGTTTGCAATATTGCTTCCGGAGACGGGGGCCGAGGCCGCGCAGGTAGTTTTAAGCAGGATCCGCAACGTCCTTTTAAATACGATGGAGAAGAATGAGTGGCCGGTAACTTTTACATTTGGCACCGTGACATTCTTAAAAGCTCCGTCCTCCGTAGAAGAGATGATGAAAAAAGTAGGCAGCGTTATGTACAGCGGAAAAGACAGCGGGATGAATACAATAGAACACGAAGTTGTAAGTGCGTAA
- a CDS encoding shikimate kinase, with product MIKKNIILVGFMGSGKTTIAIKLSHRLGMNYISIDDMIEKREKATINEIFTKKGEDYFRNVESEVLSEACATDNAIIDAGGGAVLRDENWANMKASGVTICLMADEETIMARTKKYKHRPLLNVEDPKQKIRSLLAKRAPFYAKADHCIDTGIFTVNQVVDKIVSIAESAKEKNA from the coding sequence ATGATCAAGAAAAATATTATTCTCGTTGGATTTATGGGAAGCGGTAAGACTACCATAGCGATTAAGCTGTCGCACCGGCTTGGCATGAATTACATCTCTATAGATGACATGATCGAAAAGAGGGAAAAGGCGACGATAAACGAGATCTTTACCAAAAAGGGAGAAGATTATTTCAGGAATGTCGAAAGCGAGGTATTAAGCGAAGCCTGTGCTACTGATAATGCTATCATAGATGCCGGAGGCGGGGCGGTATTGAGGGATGAGAATTGGGCCAATATGAAAGCGAGCGGTGTCACTATATGTTTGATGGCGGACGAAGAGACTATAATGGCGAGAACGAAAAAATATAAACACAGGCCATTGCTTAATGTGGAAGACCCGAAACAGAAGATACGCAGCTTACTCGCTAAGCGCGCACCGTTTTACGCGAAGGCCGATCATTGTATCGATACAGGCATTTTCACAGTGAATCAGGTTGTGGACAAGATAGTTAGCATAGCAGAGTCCGCTAAGGAGAAAAATGCTTAA
- the aroC gene encoding chorismate synthase — protein sequence MLRYLTGGESHGRCMLTIIDGMPAGVYIDKTIVDDELAKRMLGYGRGKRMQIETDKVEILSGLRAGKTIGSPISLLVKNIDQSIDRLPKVYEPRPGHADLTGVLKYNLDDIRSVLERASARETVARVAAGAVSKIFLAQFGVKIASHVVAIGAAQSRAKGLTVEKIVSISGKSPVMCADPHASSLMCEQIDKAARAGDTLGGVFEVVIHGVVPGLGSYVQWDRKIDANLARAIMSIQAIKGVSFGMGFEAAAAKGSGVHDEIFHAKKDGFYRKTNNAGGIEGGMTTGEDIIIKAAMKPISTLIRPLSTINIRTKKKVKATVERSDVCAVPAAAVIGEAVSAIEIANSFIEKFGGDSITEMKRNYSGYLAQIRKF from the coding sequence ATGCTTCGATACTTGACAGGCGGTGAATCGCACGGAAGATGCATGCTTACTATCATTGACGGTATGCCTGCGGGGGTGTATATCGACAAGACAATAGTGGATGATGAGCTGGCAAAACGCATGCTCGGATACGGCCGCGGCAAGCGTATGCAGATAGAGACAGACAAGGTAGAGATCCTTTCGGGGTTAAGAGCCGGCAAGACGATAGGCAGCCCCATATCACTTCTCGTAAAGAACATAGATCAGTCTATCGACAGGCTTCCAAAAGTTTATGAACCGCGTCCCGGACATGCGGACTTAACCGGAGTGCTGAAATATAATCTCGATGATATCCGCAGCGTCCTTGAAAGAGCCAGCGCCAGAGAAACAGTGGCCAGAGTCGCAGCGGGAGCGGTATCGAAGATATTCTTGGCGCAATTCGGCGTAAAAATAGCAAGCCATGTTGTTGCCATAGGCGCGGCGCAGTCCAGGGCAAAGGGCCTGACTGTCGAAAAGATAGTTTCAATATCAGGCAAGTCTCCGGTAATGTGCGCCGATCCGCACGCGTCGTCACTTATGTGCGAGCAGATAGACAAAGCGGCAAGAGCGGGCGATACATTGGGCGGAGTGTTTGAAGTCGTTATACACGGTGTTGTGCCGGGGCTGGGCAGCTATGTTCAATGGGACAGGAAGATAGACGCGAATCTCGCGAGAGCGATAATGTCCATTCAGGCGATAAAGGGAGTAAGTTTCGGCATGGGTTTCGAAGCCGCCGCGGCAAAAGGTTCGGGAGTCCACGATGAAATATTCCATGCCAAAAAGGACGGATTCTACAGAAAGACCAATAATGCCGGAGGAATAGAGGGCGGCATGACGACAGGCGAAGATATAATTATAAAGGCGGCCATGAAGCCTATATCCACGCTTATAAGGCCGCTATCTACCATAAATATCAGGACGAAGAAGAAAGTTAAGGCCACCGTGGAAAGATCCGATGTGTGCGCCGTTCCCGCGGCCGCAGTAATCGGCGAGGCCGTATCGGCTATAGAGATCGCAAACTCATTTATAGAGAAATTCGGCGGGGATTCCATTACCGAGATGAAGAGAAATTACAGCGGATATTTGGCGCAAATAAGGAAGTTCTAA
- a CDS encoding prepilin peptidase: MDKAFVFIFGAIVGSFLNVCIYRLPKGRSVIIPGSHCPNCAAKIRWFDNIPILAYIFLGGKARCCKAKISFRYFIVEVITALAFLALFVSFGISAKFFAYIIMVCGLVIATFVDFEIQEIPDEISVGGLIVGLALSAAFPSVLNEPTRLGGVLNSFLGAMAGGMMIYAMGMLGEFAFKKEAMGGGDVKLLAMIGSFIGWKLTILTFFTAPIFGSVVGIILKIREGKDIIPYGPYLSMAAVSSIFFGEKVLKFLFQGTF, encoded by the coding sequence ATGGATAAGGCCTTTGTATTTATTTTTGGCGCGATAGTGGGCAGTTTCTTGAACGTGTGCATATACCGCCTTCCAAAAGGGCGCTCCGTGATCATTCCGGGATCGCATTGCCCTAATTGCGCGGCTAAGATACGCTGGTTTGACAACATACCTATACTGGCCTACATATTTCTGGGTGGTAAAGCAAGATGCTGTAAGGCAAAAATTTCTTTCAGGTATTTTATAGTAGAGGTCATTACCGCGCTGGCGTTTTTGGCGCTTTTCGTATCTTTCGGTATCAGCGCGAAATTTTTCGCGTACATTATCATGGTCTGTGGCCTGGTAATAGCTACATTTGTGGATTTTGAGATACAAGAGATACCCGATGAGATATCCGTGGGCGGCCTCATAGTCGGGTTGGCTCTATCGGCAGCGTTTCCGTCGGTATTGAACGAACCTACAAGGCTGGGTGGAGTCTTAAATTCATTTTTGGGGGCAATGGCAGGCGGCATGATGATCTATGCGATGGGCATGTTGGGCGAGTTTGCTTTTAAAAAAGAGGCGATGGGCGGAGGAGATGTTAAACTGCTTGCGATGATAGGATCTTTTATAGGGTGGAAGCTGACGATATTGACTTTTTTTACAGCGCCGATATTCGGCTCTGTGGTGGGCATAATATTGAAGATAAGAGAAGGTAAGGATATAATTCCCTACGGGCCGTATCTATCTATGGCGGCCGTATCTTCTATTTTTTTCGGAGAAAAAGTTTTAAAATTTCTATTTCAGGGAACTTTTTAA
- the aroE gene encoding shikimate dehydrogenase → MAKLTYGLIGHPVGHSLSPAMHNAAFKALKIDAEYKLFDILPEDLEAFLKDLSKNGISGVNVTIPHKVKAKGYIEKNGILDEHASRLGAVNTIKVDAKKLHGFNTDGPGFYKSLIEDLKFKPEDKTVFVLGAGGAARAVVMYLGEKPKKIYITDIDNYMTGELKKHFEKYYSWRKLEVMKRGDFEKDLENADLFVQATPIGMKDDDPSPIDSNFLHPDLYIYDLVYNRPVTKLVGEALKKNLKATTGLGMLLYQGAIAFELWTGKKAPVEVMRKALQEAMENNG, encoded by the coding sequence ATGGCAAAACTCACTTACGGGCTTATCGGTCATCCGGTTGGGCATTCTCTTTCTCCCGCCATGCATAATGCCGCGTTCAAGGCGCTTAAGATCGATGCCGAATATAAATTATTCGATATTCTCCCCGAAGACTTGGAAGCATTCCTAAAAGACCTGTCCAAAAATGGCATATCCGGCGTAAATGTAACTATTCCCCATAAGGTAAAGGCTAAAGGGTACATCGAAAAAAACGGTATTCTGGATGAGCACGCCTCAAGGCTGGGCGCGGTAAATACTATTAAAGTAGACGCGAAAAAATTGCACGGTTTTAATACCGACGGACCGGGTTTTTACAAATCACTGATAGAGGACCTTAAATTTAAGCCGGAAGATAAGACCGTATTTGTGCTTGGCGCCGGAGGCGCGGCCAGGGCGGTGGTGATGTATCTGGGAGAAAAGCCTAAGAAGATATATATTACCGACATAGACAACTATATGACGGGCGAGCTTAAGAAGCATTTCGAAAAATATTATAGCTGGCGTAAGCTTGAAGTGATGAAAAGAGGCGATTTTGAAAAAGATCTTGAGAATGCGGACCTATTCGTCCAGGCCACTCCTATAGGGATGAAGGACGACGATCCGTCTCCTATAGATTCGAATTTTTTACACCCAGACTTATACATCTATGATTTAGTTTATAATAGGCCTGTTACCAAGCTTGTTGGGGAGGCATTGAAAAAGAATCTGAAGGCTACGACTGGATTAGGGATGCTATTATATCAGGGCGCTATAGCATTTGAGTTATGGACAGGCAAGAAAGCGCCTGTCGAGGTGATGAGAAAAGCTTTGCAGGAAGCGATGGAGAATAATGGATAA
- a CDS encoding 2-isopropylmalate synthase codes for MDEKIIIFDTTLRDGEQCPGASLNINEKIEIARQLAVLGVDVIEAGFPISSPGDFESVKRVAKEVKGPVVCGLARAIEKDIDASYNAVKYSSHPRIHVFLATSKIHMKYKLKKAEDEILRLAAAAVKYARNKCNDIEFSPEDASRTDRDFLYKVVEAVINAGAKTVNIPDTVGYSTPFEFASIIKGIKENVPNIDKAVISVHCHNDLGLGVANSLAAVLNGARQVECTINGLGERAGNASLEEIVMTIRTRNDIFKNISTGINTKEIFKTSRLVSKLTGMPVQPNKAIVGANAFAHESGIHQDGVLKERITYEIMKPEDVGVTETKLVLGKHSGRHAFKARLLSLGFTLKEDQVEKAFNRFKELADKKKEIFDEDLETIVDEEISKIPEALRLEHFHITSGDSIKPSATIEIKYKGKAFESSSSGDGPVDACYKAIDKVIKIGGKLLDYQIKSVTSGKDALGEVSVKIGSKSAVVSGRGASTDIIEASIKAYINAVNKLLHKK; via the coding sequence ATGGATGAAAAAATAATAATATTTGATACGACGCTGCGCGATGGGGAGCAGTGTCCGGGCGCCAGCCTGAATATCAACGAGAAGATCGAGATAGCGAGACAGCTCGCTGTTCTCGGCGTCGATGTAATTGAGGCAGGCTTTCCTATTTCCAGCCCCGGAGACTTCGAATCAGTAAAGCGTGTAGCTAAAGAAGTGAAGGGCCCTGTTGTCTGCGGCCTGGCGCGCGCCATAGAAAAAGATATAGATGCGTCTTATAACGCGGTAAAATATTCATCTCATCCGCGCATTCATGTATTTCTCGCGACTTCAAAGATACATATGAAATATAAGCTCAAGAAGGCGGAAGACGAGATACTGCGCCTTGCGGCGGCTGCTGTAAAATATGCCAGAAATAAGTGTAACGACATTGAATTTTCACCCGAGGACGCTTCGCGCACCGATAGAGACTTCCTATATAAGGTAGTCGAGGCTGTTATAAATGCCGGCGCCAAAACTGTAAACATTCCCGATACAGTTGGGTACTCCACGCCATTCGAATTTGCCAGCATAATAAAAGGCATAAAAGAGAACGTACCGAATATCGACAAGGCCGTAATAAGTGTGCATTGCCACAACGACCTTGGTCTTGGCGTAGCGAACTCTTTAGCCGCGGTGCTCAATGGCGCGAGGCAGGTAGAATGCACGATAAATGGGCTGGGTGAGCGCGCGGGTAACGCGTCTTTGGAAGAGATAGTTATGACGATAAGAACTCGTAATGATATATTCAAAAATATAAGCACCGGTATAAACACAAAAGAGATATTCAAGACGAGCCGCCTCGTATCGAAGCTGACCGGCATGCCGGTACAACCAAACAAAGCTATAGTAGGCGCCAATGCCTTCGCGCATGAATCCGGAATACATCAGGATGGAGTGCTTAAGGAGAGGATAACCTACGAAATAATGAAGCCAGAGGATGTAGGTGTCACCGAAACAAAACTCGTCTTAGGGAAACATTCCGGCAGGCACGCATTTAAAGCGAGGCTGTTGAGTCTTGGGTTTACCTTAAAAGAAGATCAGGTTGAAAAGGCTTTTAACCGTTTTAAGGAACTGGCCGATAAGAAGAAAGAGATATTTGACGAAGACCTTGAAACTATAGTAGATGAAGAGATATCAAAGATACCCGAAGCGTTAAGGTTAGAGCATTTCCATATTACCTCGGGTGACAGCATAAAGCCATCCGCGACGATAGAGATTAAATATAAGGGCAAGGCCTTTGAAAGCTCATCCAGTGGCGACGGTCCGGTCGATGCCTGTTATAAGGCCATCGATAAAGTGATCAAGATAGGCGGAAAGCTTCTTGATTATCAGATAAAGTCTGTCACGAGCGGCAAAGACGCTCTTGGTGAAGTATCGGTCAAGATAGGATCAAAAAGCGCTGTTGTCTCCGGCAGAGGCGCGTCTACCGATATCATAGAGGCAAGTATAAAGGCGTATATCAACGCCGTAAATAAGCTTCTACATAAAAAATAA
- the ilvC gene encoding ketol-acid reductoisomerase, with the protein MAKIYYDNDADLNILKGKKIAVIGYGIQGRGQSLNLRDSGLEVIVSELPGTKNYEQAKADGFNPVSAKEASAAADLIQILTEDHVQAKVYKEQIAENMTKGKVLIFSHGFNIRFKQIKPSKKIDVVMIAPKGPGALVRKMYEEGKGVPCLVAIHQDATGNALKVALAYAKGIGGTKAGVIETTFNEETETDLFGEQAVLCGGVSELIMAGFDTLVDAGYQPEIAYFEVLHELKLITDLIQERGVSGMRRGVSNTACYGDITRGPRIITERTRKEMKKILKEITSGKFAREWINENETGRPNWTALLKKGDEHKIEKVGQDLRKMMPWMKK; encoded by the coding sequence ATGGCAAAGATTTATTATGACAACGATGCTGATCTGAATATTCTGAAGGGGAAAAAGATAGCCGTAATAGGATATGGTATCCAGGGCCGTGGACAGAGCCTTAACTTAAGAGATTCGGGGCTTGAGGTAATAGTAAGCGAGCTGCCCGGAACAAAAAATTACGAGCAAGCGAAAGCCGATGGTTTTAATCCCGTATCCGCTAAAGAGGCTTCTGCGGCGGCGGATCTCATCCAGATATTGACAGAAGATCACGTACAGGCAAAGGTTTACAAGGAACAGATCGCCGAGAATATGACAAAAGGCAAGGTATTGATATTTTCGCATGGTTTCAATATAAGGTTTAAACAGATAAAGCCCTCAAAAAAGATAGACGTCGTTATGATAGCCCCTAAAGGGCCGGGCGCTTTAGTAAGAAAGATGTATGAAGAAGGCAAAGGCGTGCCGTGCCTGGTCGCTATTCATCAAGACGCCACCGGCAACGCGCTGAAGGTAGCGCTTGCATACGCTAAAGGCATCGGCGGGACAAAGGCCGGAGTCATCGAGACTACATTTAACGAAGAGACCGAGACGGATCTATTCGGCGAACAGGCCGTTCTTTGCGGCGGAGTGAGTGAACTTATCATGGCCGGCTTTGATACACTTGTCGACGCCGGATACCAGCCGGAGATAGCGTATTTTGAAGTATTGCATGAACTGAAACTTATCACAGACCTTATCCAGGAAAGAGGCGTAAGCGGAATGAGGCGCGGAGTTTCGAACACAGCTTGTTACGGCGATATTACGCGCGGACCGAGAATCATTACCGAGAGAACGCGCAAAGAGATGAAGAAGATTCTTAAAGAGATCACAAGCGGCAAATTTGCCCGCGAATGGATAAATGAGAATGAGACTGGCAGGCCTAATTGGACAGCGCTTTTAAAGAAGGGCGATGAGCACAAGATAGAAAAGGTCGGTCAGGATCTTCGCAAAATGATGCCATGGATGAAAAAATAA
- the ilvN gene encoding acetolactate synthase small subunit: MKHTISVLVENKFGVLARVAGLFSARGFNINSLAVGETEDPSISRMTIVSEGDDKTLEQIKKQLNKLIDVIKVVDFKEGEFVDRELMLIKVSVSPKTRSQILEVVESVDARIVNAGSKSVSIEATGDSTKIKGLLALLKPFGIIEVVRTGRIAMDTTEKGLSGLSGKPEVNE; the protein is encoded by the coding sequence ATGAAGCATACTATTTCAGTGTTGGTTGAGAATAAGTTCGGAGTCCTGGCGCGCGTAGCGGGCTTGTTTAGCGCGCGCGGATTTAATATAAACTCTCTGGCGGTCGGAGAGACGGAAGATCCGAGTATTTCAAGGATGACCATAGTGTCTGAGGGCGATGACAAGACGCTTGAGCAGATAAAAAAGCAGCTGAATAAGCTTATAGATGTAATAAAGGTAGTCGACTTCAAAGAGGGCGAATTCGTGGACAGGGAACTTATGCTGATAAAAGTGTCGGTAAGCCCCAAGACCAGAAGTCAGATACTCGAAGTGGTAGAATCTGTTGACGCGAGGATAGTTAACGCAGGTTCAAAATCTGTAAGCATAGAAGCGACGGGTGATTCAACAAAAATAAAGGGTTTATTGGCGCTGCTGAAGCCGTTTGGGATAATAGAGGTTGTCCGGACGGGCAGGATAGCTATGGATACGACCGAAAAAGGTTTGAGCGGGCTTTCGGGTAAGCCGGAAGTAAATGAGTAA
- the ilvB gene encoding biosynthetic-type acetolactate synthase large subunit gives MKLTGAKILIECLKKEGVEVLFGYPGGQVLPIFDQLYDAPIKFILTRHEQAAAHAADGYARATGRVGVCLATSGPGATNLVTGIATAYMDSIPMVALTGQVKSFLIGNDAFQEADITGITRPITKHNYLVEDVKDLARTIKEAFHIASTGRPGPVLVDIPSDIQMQETEFVYPDKVDIRGYNPTYKGHPGQIKKMAKAIADSKRPVLYVGGGAMSSDASEEVRSLAIKNEIPVTMTLLGLGAFPQDHKLSLGMPGMHGTAYANHAIMESDLIVAIGARFDDRVTGKIDAFAPHAKIVHIDIDPASVSKTVDVDIPVVGDAKEVLKQLNKIVKKPDTKDWLKQIDGWKKNFPLKYKNDDKLRPQYVVEQIYEITKGKAIIATEVGQHQMWAAQFYKFLLPRTILSSGGLGTMGYGFPAAIGAKIGRPEMPVFDIAGDGSIQMNIQELATAVINKVPVKVAILNNCYLGMVRQWQELFYKKRYSYTTLCGTCPDFVKLAESYGAVGIRVTKKSEVKSAIEKALKTDNVVFIDFRVEQEENVFPMVPAGEAINKMIDGGLA, from the coding sequence ATGAAACTTACAGGCGCAAAAATATTAATAGAGTGTTTGAAGAAAGAGGGCGTCGAGGTATTATTCGGCTACCCCGGCGGACAGGTATTGCCGATATTCGACCAACTATACGACGCGCCGATTAAATTTATCCTGACACGGCATGAGCAGGCGGCAGCGCATGCCGCCGATGGTTACGCGCGAGCTACCGGCAGGGTTGGCGTATGCCTCGCGACGTCGGGCCCGGGCGCGACCAACCTTGTTACGGGAATCGCCACCGCATATATGGACTCTATCCCTATGGTGGCGTTGACAGGGCAGGTCAAAAGCTTTCTTATAGGCAATGACGCGTTTCAGGAAGCCGACATCACCGGTATAACGAGGCCTATAACCAAACACAATTATCTGGTCGAAGATGTTAAGGATCTTGCCAGGACCATAAAAGAGGCATTTCATATCGCTTCTACCGGCAGGCCAGGTCCGGTGCTCGTTGATATACCCAGTGATATACAGATGCAGGAGACGGAGTTTGTCTATCCTGATAAGGTCGATATACGCGGATATAATCCTACATACAAAGGCCATCCGGGGCAGATAAAGAAGATGGCGAAGGCTATCGCCGATTCAAAGAGGCCGGTGCTATATGTGGGCGGCGGCGCGATGTCTTCGGACGCGTCCGAAGAAGTGAGATCTCTCGCTATTAAAAATGAGATACCGGTAACGATGACACTTTTGGGATTGGGCGCGTTCCCGCAGGACCACAAACTTTCATTGGGGATGCCCGGCATGCATGGCACGGCTTACGCTAACCACGCGATAATGGAATCGGACCTTATTGTTGCCATCGGAGCCAGGTTTGACGACAGGGTCACCGGAAAGATAGACGCGTTTGCGCCTCATGCGAAGATAGTGCATATAGACATAGATCCGGCGAGTGTTTCAAAGACCGTCGATGTCGATATACCCGTAGTCGGAGACGCCAAAGAAGTTTTGAAACAGCTCAACAAAATAGTTAAAAAGCCGGATACGAAAGATTGGCTTAAGCAAATAGACGGATGGAAGAAGAATTTTCCGCTCAAGTATAAAAATGACGATAAGTTACGTCCGCAGTATGTTGTAGAGCAGATATATGAAATTACCAAGGGCAAAGCGATAATCGCGACCGAAGTCGGGCAGCATCAGATGTGGGCCGCCCAGTTCTACAAATTTTTACTGCCCAGGACAATACTCTCTTCCGGCGGACTGGGTACTATGGGGTATGGTTTTCCGGCCGCTATAGGCGCGAAGATAGGAAGGCCCGAAATGCCCGTTTTTGATATAGCGGGTGATGGGTCTATACAGATGAATATACAGGAACTCGCGACAGCGGTTATAAACAAAGTGCCGGTTAAGGTCGCGATATTGAATAATTGCTATCTTGGAATGGTCAGGCAGTGGCAGGAGTTATTCTATAAAAAAAGATATTCATATACGACCCTTTGCGGGACGTGCCCTGATTTTGTAAAACTCGCCGAAAGCTACGGCGCTGTCGGCATACGTGTTACCAAAAAAAGCGAAGTCAAATCGGCGATCGAGAAAGCATTAAAGACGGACAATGTAGTCTTTATTGATTTTCGCGTCGAACAGGAAGAGAATGTTTTTCCTATGGTGCCGGCAGGCGAAGCCATAAATAAGATGATAGACGGTGGTTTAGCATGA